The genomic region TGTATTGGACCAACTCAATTAAAGAAGCCACGTAATTATTCCGTTAGCCACATAGTGAATAACATTAACAATAGTTAACAGAATGACTAACAATgctcatttttaaaacttaaaagactaATAGCACTCACTTAAAATTTAAGGGACCAATTGTGCTCATAGGATAAACTTAAGCGACTAATAGTGTAGTTTTGCCTATAAATAAAccattaaaaacttaataaagaaaggaaaaaagaaaaagaaagaaagagagagagccaaaTCATGCgtatataaaaaattctaaaattaaaaattaaaagagagagagagagagtaaaactcatctatgacttaaaaaatgtataactctTAAactatgtataatttgaatccatatatgtgtgtaattatagtctatatatattaaaagccaaagcttaaagaaaatccaattagattctcaattttgtgacatgtgtctcatctaatttttaatttttgtgttaagtgaattattgagtgtaaataTCAAAGAAGCCAAATccaattgaagtctaattttgtgtcacgtcttcatctattttttaaaattttgtagcaagtgaattattgggtacaaaaactgaaaagtctaatctcaattaaattctaaattttacatataaataaataaatatatatatatatatatatatatatatatatatatatataaaatgagaaaccattacatatttttaaaatgtatggtttaaaaaatatgtaagcTAATAccatttataatttgaatttcttctaaaaaaattgtataatttaaatcGTGTAATTgcgattgtttttaattgtatccgTCCATATGCACGGGGCTATACATTAGTTAATACTAGTGTGTAACCCATGCTTAGGCGTGGAAATTTTCAACTGTAGTGGTGCTATgggttattaaacatataggaTATTAGTtaatgtaatttaattataacATAGATATGTTCaagattttatcattttagaaCTACTTAAACATATTTTGCTTTTTCCGAATTGAATTAGATTGTTGCAAGAGGGAACAAGGAAAACGGTCTAAGTAGCATACTTGGATGACCAAGCAATTAGTCCCAACACAACTGGAACAGTCATAACATCGAGTCCTACTCCTACAACATGAATCAGTAAAGCCTTTAATGAAGATTGTTACTCATTTATCTTAGCATCAACCATAGAAGCAGTATCAACAACACTTACCTTAATATTTACACCCTGCAATTCGATTTCATACTTACCCTTTTTTGACAGGAGAGACATTGGTATGCGGTTTAGCATTTTGAAATAATTCTAACTAGTACTACTTtgttcttaataataataaataaacaaaaactcataagaaaaacattttcatggggatgattatatatataagaagagtCAAGGTGAATCTTGTAGGAATAAACCAAATCTGTGGGCTAAAATAGTGGGAATGATAAAAATCTGGAGTAATCTCAAATCCCACGACTCATTTTAATCACCAAAGGTAAATatccaaaatttttaattatatacttatagaatatatatttttattgataaaaagtTAAACACTaactaaatataaattttcctaaaaaaactagatataaattattaataaattatttatttttcctttttccctcataaaatttttctttaattaatctATCTATTTTATAAAACGTATGATATATTGTacggggtttttttttttttttttgtgtgataaTCTTTATACTTACTTATCATGATCATCTTCCTCCTTCTCACTTTTAGCTTTTGATGAATTATTGTTTATCTCTTTAAATAATActatctctttatttatttttaattatttatttatataaaatcttctaaaaatttgTATGATGGTTTAAACTTATTcttaaacttatttatttacaatatatttaatgagaaaatatctcctccttttttaaagaatcaaagaGAGGAATTACACATTAACAAATGTATAGGGTGTCTTCTCTCTAGGTCTTCTATGGAACCCTAGAGGTGAAAATAGGGCTTGCCGCTAGGCAAACATCTCTCTCTGTTTTGACGGTAGAAACTAGTTTTCTGGTCTTTACTTACTGTTGTCATCATGGACGATATCGCAAACAAGTGCGCAGGTCTACGATTGTcgaaaagagaagaaagtgaGGTGGATTTGACACCACCTATGGCAGAAATGAGGTATGTATTGGCCGGAAAATTTTGTACGAAAAGGAGGGTGAGTCTAGAATTGATGGCGAGGGTTCTGAAGTCTGTTTGGCGAACCAAGAAGAACTTTGAGGTCTGTGACATGGGGGAAAAGAAGGTTCTTTTCCAGTTTAAGGACGAGAAAGATCTAGATAGAGTCCTTTTGCTAAGCCCCTGGTCTTTCAACAAATACTTGGTGGTTCTCCATAAACTTGGTGAGGGGGAAGCAGTAAACAAATTAAAGTTTTGCAGGGCATCGTTCTGGGTACAAATCCATGGGCTCCCCACTATGAGCCAAACAAGGGGAGCTGGCTTACGGATTGGTGGAATACTAGGGGTGGTTGAGAAGGTAGACGTTGATGAGAAAGGCTTCCGCTTAGGGGGCTATTTTTGTATACGAGTATCGATGGATATAACTCAGCCTCTATGTAGAGGTAGACTGGTTCACATAGGGAGGTCACTGTTGACGTGGGTTGATTTCAAATATGAGAGGTTACCCATCTTCTGCTACTGGTGTGGGAAGGTTGACCATGATGAGCGAGACTGCATTTAGTGGATACATAGTAAAGAGACACTTAGGGCGGAGGACAAGCAGTTCAGTCCATGGCTGCGCGCAACTCAGGATCGACTCCAAAGGCCACAATTGGGCATCGCAACAAACCAGAGTAACATAAGAAGGGATGGATCACATAGTGTGGATGATCCCAGCAAGGGAGCAGTATCGTCCAACCATAGAACAAAGCAAGTAGGGGCTGACCAGGGACATGTACACGTGATTGATGACGTGGAATCCACTAGGGCTAACATTGCAAACCCAGAGACGCTACATCCACGAATTTCGAAGAGCAATTAAGAGAGATCGATGCCGCTATCACAAGAGCTACTACGATTTTGGAAGATTTGCCATTAACAGATACTATTTTGGATCCTGCGGAAAAcaagatgaagaatttggaatATTCAAATTCCATAAAATCGGGGAAAGAGCTGGAAAAGTTAATGGGCCCTCGAAATGGGCCTACATCTGCATTAGGCTCAAAGACTATGGGTTCGATCACATAGCTTCCCACTTCTCAGAACATTATTATGGGTCAGGCATTAAGTCTAGCCATTAGCGTATTTTCTTTAGGATCCAATATCACAAAACCATCATGTGAAACCAAAATGAGAAAGGTGACGGGCACTGTtcagaaaaagaataaataggGGCGTAAAGTGATGGGGAAGGAAAACATTATGAAGGAGGAACTAGGCCAAGTACAAAGGGAGGACGAGGTTAGAGATATGGTGATGGTGTTAGAAGAGAATGATATGGGGCCAAAGTGAAAGATACGATCACCATTAAAGGAGGTTTCAATGGGAGAGGAGGTGGGGAAGAAACAAAGGATAGAAGGAGAGGTTTTGGTGCTTAGTAAACTTATGGCACAACTGGGATCGGCGGTGGCTGCAGGACAGCCCTACCAAGAGCAATAAGTGTCGTGTGCTGAAACTGTCGGGGGCATGGGAACCCCTGCACAGTTAAAGCTCTCCAAAAGGCGGTTTTCGAGGAAGATCCCACCTTGGTATTTCTTATTGAGACCAAGTTCGTGGTGTAGGAAGTGGCAGGAATCAAGAGCAAATTGGATCGGCAACAAGGTCTAGTAGTTCCTAGTGTAAGGCGGGGAGGTGGTCTGACACTCTTATGGAGAAGCTCTACGAAAGTGGAGGTTCGAACCTTTTCTCCTTGCCATATTGATGCTATAATTATTGAAGAACATGGTAACAGGTTGTGGAGGTCACCTAGAAACCATTAATAGGGAGGACTCATGGAGACTGTTGGAGGAGTTGGGTAGAAGATCTGATCTCCCTTGGATTTGCATGGGGGATTTTAACAAAATACTACACCTAGGGGAGAAGGTGCATGGTAACTTACGACTGGACTGGCAGATGAGTAACTTTAGGGAGACAATAAACCGATGCAACCTCCGAGACATGGGATATATCGAAGCGGACTATACTTGGAGTAGGAGGCTGGGGTCTTGTGGTTGGGTTAGAGAATGTCTAGACAGGGCTTTGGTATCCATGGCTTGGTTGAAAATGTTTCCGAGAGTGAGGTTATATTACGTGGCAACCTTGACGTCGGATCATTACATGCTAGTACTCAAAACTCCTCAGACAAGACATAGAGTGCCTCGAAGGTAAAAAAATGTTCAGGTTTGAATTAATATGGCTAAGAGCCAAGCAATGCAAGGAAATGGTGATCGAAGCATGGGAGAGAGGAACAAGTATGGGCACTCCACACCAGTTTACGCAGTGCATGGATGAATGCAAGAGGTCACTCTCCTCTTGGAACAAAACTACGTTTGGTCATGTCGGTCAGAAGATATCAGCATTACAGAAAAAACTCCAATGGTTGGAAGGGAGATAGTATGGTCTTGTAAATATGGAGGAGATTCACGAAACAAAGATGGAGCTAAACTGGATGATGGTCGTGGAAGAGGATATGTGGCATCAACGATCAAGAAACTGTTGGTTGCGGTCTAGAGATTGTAATACCTCTTTCTTTCATGCCAATGCCTCAAACAGAAACCAACGAAATTCCATTCCCAGAATCAAGGATTTCGACGACATTTGGTAGAAGGATGAAAGGGTTATAAGCAAGACATTTGCGGAGTATTTTAAGCAACTATTTACATCCTCTCAATCGAATGTCAGTGCAGAACTTATTAATGCCATTCAGACCAAAGTAGCTGACAGAATGAACTCCAGACTTCTATAGGAATTTCAGGCTCTAGAGGTAGAGAAAGCTTTAAAGCAAATGTACCCTATGAAGGAGCCCAGACCCGATGGTATGCCCCCTTAATCTACCAGCATTTTTGGCCTACTGTAAACTCTATTGTTATACAAATTGCGTTGGATTTTCTTAACCATGGTGCAGCTCCCCCTAAATTTCATTAAACCCACATTGTACTTATTCCCAAAACCAAGAACCCTGAAAGAGTGATTGACTATAGAAAAATTAGTCTTTGCAACGTGGCATACAAGCTAGCATCCAAAGCAATGGTGAACAAGTTGAAGCTGGTGTTGTAGGATATAGTATGTGAGAATCAAAGTGTCTTTGTTTCAGAGAGGCTCATCACTGACAAGGTGCTAGTGGCCCATGAGATAATGAACCACATCAACAGGAAAAAGTAGGGAGATGGCATTGAAGTTGGATATAAGTAAGGCCTATGATCGTGTGGAATGGGGATGCTTACAACAAATAATGGCCAAGCTGGGATTCCATGAGAACTAGACTCGATTGGTCATGAGGTGTGTCTCATCTGTTACTTATGCAGTGTGCATTAATGGGCATCCTTGTGGCCAGATTGTTCCAACACGAGGATTGCGTCAAGGGGACCCGTTGTTGCCTTACCTATTCCTTATCTGTGTTGAAGGGTTATCTGCACTGCTGCACAAGGTTGTCCAAAACAGGGATTTATGGAGTGTAGCGGCATTGGCAAAGGGGGCCTAGAATCTCACACCTATTTTTTTTTCGAAGACAGTTTGATATTTGGGAGGGCCACAATGAAGGAAAGTGCTGAAATTTAGAGTGTATTACAGGTTTATAAAGCATCCTCGGGCCAACAATTGAACAGGAATAAGACTTCCCTATTCTTTATCCATAATACGACCAATGGTGCAAGAGAGACGATCAAGGCGATGTTTGGGGCGTAGGTCATAAAACCACATGAATCTTACCTTGGGCTCCCTTCCTTGGTAGGCAGGTCGAAGAGGAACATGTTTGCCCAGTTGAAGTAGTGGGTGTCAAACAAACTAGCggggtggaaggaaaaattaCTCATGACTGCGGGGAAGGAAATACTGATAAAGGCGGTAGCTCAAGCTGTACCATCATATAAAATGAGCTGTTTTAAACTACCTAATACCTTATGTGACGAGCTGATAGGGATGGCAAGGTAGTTCTGGTGGGGACAAGTGAAGGATGAGAAGACGCTAGCATGGATGAGTTGAGAGAAGACGTGTTTGCCAAAGGAAAAAGGTGGAATGGGTTTTAGTGACCTGAAGCTTTTCAACCTTGCACTCTTGGCGAAGCAGGGATGGAGATTACAGAGAAACTCATCCTCACTCTTCTATAGAGATACAAAGCCAAGTATTTCCCAAGTTGTGACTTTATAGAGGCTAACTTGGGAAGCCAGCCGTCCTTTGCTTGGAGAAGTATCTTGTCAACTCAAGCAGTGGTTAAAAGAGGCATAAGATGGCAAGTGGGTGATGGAGAACAGATTCAGGTATGGAAGGATAAATGGCTTCATAGCCCGAGCACCTATAAGGTAGTAACAGTTGAAAGGACGGGCTTGCAAGTGGCACAGGTTTGTGACCTAATTGATGGGGACAAAATGGAGTGGGAGGAGAACCTGATTCGCCAATGTTTTCTCTCCTAGAATGTTGATGCAATCCTAAGCATCCCCCTAAGTGCACATGGAGCTAGGGATCGTCTAATATGGGCAGA from Castanea sativa cultivar Marrone di Chiusa Pesio chromosome 11, ASM4071231v1 harbors:
- the LOC142616555 gene encoding uncharacterized protein LOC142616555 — encoded protein: MDDIANKCAGLRLSKREESEVDLTPPMAEMRYVLAGKFCTKRRVSLELMARVLKSVWRTKKNFEVCDMGEKKVLFQFKDEKDLDRVLLLSPWSFNKYLVVLHKLGEGEAVNKLKFCRASFWVQIHGLPTMSQTRGAGLRIGGILGVVEKVDVDEKGFRLGGYFCIRVSMDITQPLCRGRLVHIGRSLLTWVDFKYERLPIFCYWCGKVDHDERDCI